A window of the Vicia villosa cultivar HV-30 ecotype Madison, WI unplaced genomic scaffold, Vvil1.0 ctg.000247F_1_1_4_unsc, whole genome shotgun sequence genome harbors these coding sequences:
- the LOC131625867 gene encoding secreted RxLR effector protein 161-like, with translation MIRSILYLTASHPNITFCVGVCALYQANPKMINLIQAKRMIKYIKETRGCGIMYSYDTNSILVEYCDVDWEGNAKDRKTTSGGFFFLRNNLILWFSKKKNGASLSTTEVEYIIVGRSCAHLLWMKQMLKEYNVSKDVMPLHCDNVRTINISKNPV, from the coding sequence ATGATTAGAAGTATATTGTATCTCACTGCTAGTCATCCTAACATCACCTTCTGTGTTGGTGTTTGTGCTCTCTATCAAGCCAATCCTAAAATGATCAATCTCATACAAGCCAAAAGAATGATCAAGTATATAAAAGAAACTCGTGGATGTGGGATCATGTACTCCTATGATACTAATTCCATTCTAGTTGAATATTGTGATGTTGATTGGGAAGGTAATGCTAAAGATAGAAAAACTACCTCAGGCGGGTTTTTCTTCTTGAGAAACAATCTCATTTTATGGTTTAGCAAAAAGAAAAATGGTGCTTCACTATCCACTACTGAAGTTGAATACATTATTGTTGGAAGAAGTTGTGCTCACCTCTTGTGGATGAAGCAAATGTTGAAAGAGTACAATGTTAGTAAAGATGTTATGCCATTACACTGTGACAACGTGAGAACTATTAACATTTCCAAGAATCCAGTTTAG